Proteins from one Fibrobacter sp. genomic window:
- a CDS encoding phosphoglycerate kinase gives MGISKKTVRDIDLSGKRVLMRVDFNVPLKDGVIQDDTRIVASLPTIKYVLEKGAKSLVLMSHLGDPKKDTRKAREKAEKAGKPFDEKSYIEGKHKMAPVAAHLSKLLGKEVKLAPGCIDEETGKMVKTLENGEVLLLENTRFNKEEKSKDAAEREKMAKVLATYGDVYVNDAFGTAHRAHASTETTAHYLPAVAGFLMEKELEFLEEKIVRNPQKPFASVIGGAKVSSKIAVLESLLSKVDSIIIGGGMAYTFLKSKGISVGNSLIEEDMLETAGNILSKAKSAGVEVYLPVDHIVTREFSADAESKETPEAIEAGWMGMDIGPKTIENFKKALSGAKTVFWNGPMGVFEFPRFAAGTQAIAQTLAELSGAVTVIGGGDSVSAVKKAGVADRMSHISTGGGASLELVEGKVLPGIKALNDK, from the coding sequence ATGGGAATATCCAAAAAGACTGTCAGAGATATCGACCTTAGTGGCAAACGCGTTTTAATGAGGGTTGATTTTAATGTTCCGCTCAAGGATGGAGTGATTCAGGATGATACCAGGATTGTGGCTTCGCTGCCCACTATTAAATATGTACTTGAGAAGGGTGCCAAATCTCTGGTTCTGATGTCCCACCTGGGAGATCCTAAAAAGGACACCCGGAAAGCCAGGGAAAAGGCAGAAAAGGCCGGAAAGCCTTTTGATGAGAAATCATATATAGAAGGAAAGCATAAGATGGCACCAGTCGCAGCTCACCTCTCAAAACTGCTGGGAAAAGAGGTAAAGCTGGCTCCCGGATGTATAGATGAGGAAACCGGGAAAATGGTGAAAACTCTTGAAAACGGGGAGGTGCTGCTGCTTGAGAACACCCGTTTCAATAAAGAAGAAAAATCAAAGGATGCCGCCGAGAGGGAAAAGATGGCAAAAGTGCTGGCAACCTACGGTGATGTATATGTAAATGATGCATTCGGGACCGCACATCGCGCCCATGCATCGACTGAAACAACTGCTCACTATCTTCCTGCAGTTGCTGGATTTCTGATGGAAAAAGAGCTGGAGTTTCTGGAGGAAAAAATCGTCAGGAATCCTCAGAAACCATTTGCATCTGTGATCGGGGGCGCAAAAGTCTCCTCAAAAATTGCGGTTCTGGAAAGTCTGCTTTCCAAAGTCGACAGCATTATCATCGGCGGAGGGATGGCATATACATTCCTGAAATCCAAAGGCATTTCTGTGGGCAATTCCCTTATTGAGGAAGATATGCTGGAGACAGCAGGTAATATCCTCAGTAAGGCTAAATCAGCCGGTGTTGAGGTATACCTGCCGGTGGATCACATTGTCACACGGGAATTTTCTGCAGATGCGGAATCTAAGGAAACTCCTGAGGCGATAGAGGCCGGATGGATGGGGATGGATATAGGTCCAAAGACAATTGAGAATTTTAAAAAGGCTCTCAGCGGTGCCAAAACAGTATTCTGGAACGGGCCTATGGGTGTTTTTGAGTTCCCCAGATTTGCGGCAGGGACTCAGGCTATCGCTCAGACGCTGGCTGAATTGAGTGGCGCAGTGACTGTTATCGGTGGTGGTGATTCTGTTTCTGCTGTAAAGAAGGCGGGTGTTGCTGATCGCATGTCCCATATTTCCACAGGTGGTGGTGCCTCACTGGAGTTAGTGGAAGGAAAAGTCCTTCCCGGTATCAAGGCTCTCAATGACAAATAA
- a CDS encoding glycosyltransferase: MNLKIFKAQSGMLSAKLVKQDGATIHLHSLVKPEEEWKYFDGLQVWGDRLVLLGTGLGYHLPGIVKKIPHGCRVMLIDYYEELLKNCKKEFFSEIQTVEISSVTPDKEHLISSFLQGGCCLQFIRHPASVFARREFYNQLTSLFFPEGEGSKSGSALVLHGKFFLQEELCRALSSIGMRAVPFEYGKAGSALSYESRLQCLIQSEKPDVIISVNMLGFDGNGMLPELATRSGIPIVVWFVDDPHPILLHQRQFINKNMAAFCWERAYLPFLKSSGFGSVKYLPLAADPEMFPFTEGKSSLCRLGFVGSSMGRKFLSGIAGKFLYKDDMEPFVYTCAQKLLCSPARIDSIMESVCRETGCVLPFTDERNMVWLRSYIIHTASMMRRKQIVDALIPCGLQTFGDPEGWRELCGGELITNPDIDYRTGLADIYRRIDVNVNITSCQMPSGVNQRVFDIPLCGGFVISDPQEDLGELFADDEVVTYSSVEHLKELVTRYTANEKERLVISERAMKRIKGEHTYYHRVKKILSELGC, encoded by the coding sequence ATGAACCTGAAAATATTCAAGGCTCAGTCGGGAATGCTTTCAGCAAAGCTGGTAAAACAGGACGGTGCGACAATTCACCTGCACTCTCTTGTCAAACCTGAAGAGGAGTGGAAATATTTTGATGGCCTTCAGGTCTGGGGAGACAGATTAGTCCTGCTCGGGACAGGCCTGGGATATCACCTTCCCGGAATTGTAAAGAAAATTCCCCATGGCTGCAGGGTGATGCTCATCGACTATTACGAAGAACTCCTTAAAAACTGCAAAAAAGAGTTTTTTTCGGAAATCCAGACAGTTGAGATCTCATCTGTAACTCCTGACAAGGAGCACCTGATCAGTTCATTTCTGCAGGGTGGATGCTGTCTACAGTTCATCAGGCATCCTGCTTCAGTTTTCGCCAGGAGAGAATTTTATAACCAGCTTACTAGCCTTTTTTTTCCTGAAGGTGAAGGATCTAAAAGCGGCAGCGCACTTGTGCTTCACGGAAAGTTTTTTCTTCAGGAGGAGCTCTGTAGAGCATTGTCCTCTATTGGAATGAGAGCGGTTCCCTTTGAATATGGAAAAGCCGGCTCTGCCCTCAGTTATGAATCGAGACTTCAGTGCCTGATTCAGTCGGAAAAGCCTGATGTGATTATCTCTGTAAACATGCTGGGTTTTGATGGGAACGGGATGCTTCCTGAGCTGGCAACCAGGAGTGGAATCCCGATTGTAGTGTGGTTTGTTGATGATCCTCATCCGATACTGCTCCATCAGCGTCAATTTATAAATAAGAATATGGCTGCGTTCTGCTGGGAACGGGCTTATCTTCCTTTTCTCAAATCATCCGGTTTTGGATCCGTAAAATACCTCCCGCTGGCTGCTGATCCGGAGATGTTTCCATTTACAGAAGGAAAGTCTTCCCTGTGCAGGCTGGGTTTTGTGGGAAGTTCAATGGGAAGGAAATTTCTCTCCGGAATTGCAGGTAAATTTCTGTATAAGGATGATATGGAACCTTTTGTTTACACCTGTGCACAGAAGCTTCTGTGCTCGCCCGCCCGGATCGATTCCATAATGGAATCCGTATGCAGGGAAACCGGCTGTGTTTTGCCTTTTACAGATGAGCGAAATATGGTGTGGCTGCGGTCGTATATTATCCATACCGCGAGTATGATGCGCAGGAAACAGATTGTGGATGCTCTGATCCCTTGTGGCCTGCAGACATTTGGAGATCCTGAGGGATGGAGGGAGCTCTGCGGTGGAGAGCTTATCACAAATCCGGATATAGACTACCGAACAGGTCTGGCCGATATTTACAGACGAATTGATGTGAATGTAAATATTACCAGTTGTCAGATGCCATCAGGAGTGAACCAGCGGGTTTTTGATATACCACTCTGTGGAGGTTTTGTGATAAGTGATCCTCAGGAGGATCTGGGAGAATTGTTTGCAGACGATGAGGTGGTTACCTATTCATCTGTCGAACACTTAAAAGAACTTGTTACCCGCTATACTGCAAATGAGAAAGAGCGGCTTGTGATTTCAGAGCGTGCAATGAAGAGAATTAAGGGTGAGCACACATATTATCACAGGGTAAAAAAAATTCTAAGTGAATTGGGCTGTTAA
- a CDS encoding triose-phosphate isomerase, with protein MARKKFIAGNWKMNTTLEEAKALARGVVEAVGKISDVDIAVCPPYTNLSAVYEIIKDSNVKLGAQDVHWEAKGAFTGKVSCAMLKSVGVTYIIIGHSEQRQYFGETDANVNKKVKAVLGSGLLPIICVGETLEERKSGKMDAVIERQVRGAFEGLSTEDALKCTIAYEPVWAIGTGETATPEQANDAHVFIRGIISKMFSDETAGAIRIQYGGSMKPDNAKDLLSRNDVDGGLIGGASLKAADFAGIVKPV; from the coding sequence ATGGCCCGTAAGAAATTTATCGCTGGAAACTGGAAAATGAACACCACTCTTGAGGAAGCGAAAGCTTTGGCCAGGGGTGTGGTAGAGGCTGTGGGAAAGATCAGTGATGTCGATATAGCAGTTTGTCCTCCTTATACAAACCTTTCCGCAGTGTACGAGATCATCAAAGATTCAAATGTGAAACTGGGTGCCCAGGATGTGCATTGGGAAGCAAAAGGTGCCTTCACCGGAAAGGTGAGCTGTGCAATGCTTAAGAGTGTGGGAGTAACCTACATTATTATCGGGCATTCAGAGCAGAGGCAGTATTTTGGTGAGACCGATGCAAATGTGAATAAGAAAGTCAAGGCTGTGCTGGGATCAGGGCTTCTTCCCATAATCTGTGTGGGTGAAACACTCGAAGAACGCAAGAGCGGAAAGATGGATGCAGTTATTGAACGTCAGGTCAGAGGAGCTTTCGAGGGACTTTCCACAGAAGACGCATTGAAGTGCACAATTGCTTATGAACCTGTGTGGGCAATAGGGACCGGAGAAACAGCCACACCTGAGCAGGCAAATGATGCACATGTTTTTATCCGCGGAATAATTTCTAAAATGTTTAGTGACGAAACCGCAGGGGCAATCCGAATTCAGTACGGTGGCAGCATGAAACCCGATAACGCCAAAGATCTTCTCAGCAGAAACGATGTTGATGGGGGCTTGATCGGGGGAGCATCGCTGAAGGCCGCAGATTTTGCCGGCATTGTTAAACCTGTGTAA
- the rlmN gene encoding 23S rRNA (adenine(2503)-C(2))-methyltransferase RlmN, which yields MNNLERFKNITPGELPARIASLSEPAFRARQIFKWVYQKRVESFDSMNNMPKALRERLSGIFTIQKLKPLVIKESRRGDAVKFGFSLVESPHLAESVLLYDDDRRTACLSSQLGCGLGCVFCQTGKMGFIRNLTQEEIIGQLIGINDYLASKSDKPVTNIVFMGMGEALSNFQNFRTSLEIIMHEDAFNIGGRRITVSTAGVIPSIEKLMRENLNVGLAISLNSFNNEQRSRLMPINKKYPIESLVSIAKAYYNKTGRRVTFEYVLIEGETDTQVAVDRLQKLLGGFPCKINLIPLNPSGDLLLEKTSEKSVERFSDELHRRGLSATIRKSRGADIQGACGQLAGRRLEVSSDQEQEISTAR from the coding sequence GTGAATAATCTCGAAAGATTCAAAAATATCACTCCCGGTGAGCTTCCGGCTAGAATTGCTTCTTTAAGTGAACCCGCATTCCGGGCCAGGCAGATCTTCAAATGGGTTTACCAGAAGCGGGTGGAGAGTTTTGACTCCATGAATAACATGCCGAAGGCGCTCCGCGAGAGGCTTTCCGGCATTTTTACAATTCAGAAGCTGAAACCGCTTGTGATAAAAGAATCACGGCGCGGTGACGCTGTGAAATTCGGTTTTTCACTTGTGGAATCACCTCATCTGGCCGAGAGTGTACTGCTCTATGATGATGACAGGAGAACAGCCTGTCTTTCCAGTCAACTGGGGTGTGGCCTGGGATGTGTTTTCTGTCAGACAGGAAAAATGGGTTTCATCCGGAATCTTACCCAGGAGGAGATAATAGGGCAGTTGATCGGGATTAACGATTATTTAGCTTCAAAATCAGACAAACCGGTCACTAATATAGTGTTCATGGGCATGGGTGAGGCGCTTTCCAATTTCCAGAATTTCCGCACCAGCCTCGAGATCATAATGCATGAGGATGCTTTCAATATCGGGGGCAGAAGAATAACTGTATCAACTGCAGGGGTGATCCCGTCAATTGAAAAGCTCATGAGAGAGAATCTGAATGTCGGGTTGGCGATCTCACTTAACTCTTTCAATAATGAACAGCGCAGCAGGCTTATGCCAATTAACAAGAAGTATCCGATAGAATCGCTGGTCTCCATTGCTAAGGCATACTACAATAAAACCGGCAGAAGAGTTACGTTTGAATACGTTCTGATCGAAGGAGAAACCGATACTCAGGTTGCTGTAGATAGACTTCAGAAGCTTCTTGGGGGATTTCCCTGTAAAATCAACCTGATTCCTCTGAATCCCTCCGGGGATCTTCTTCTTGAGAAAACATCTGAAAAGAGTGTCGAGAGGTTTTCGGATGAACTGCACAGGAGAGGTTTATCCGCGACAATCAGAAAGAGCAGGGGGGCGGATATTCAGGGTGCGTGTGGTCAACTGGCTGGAAGAAGACTTGAGGTCAGTTCTGATCAGGAACAAGAGATTTCCACAGCGCGATGA
- the secG gene encoding preprotein translocase subunit SecG, with translation MLFGILIVIFVLVCILLCLLILIQSDKGGGISGAIGGGLGGANSLLGTQDTANILTRGTAIFGSAFLILCIVMSFVVGKQNVTGQKSILQERAQKQQSYSPSSVLEGKGLPLQQGTEQTAPAGSGEASELPIVPPAEQK, from the coding sequence ATGTTATTTGGTATTCTGATAGTGATTTTTGTTTTAGTATGTATTTTACTTTGCTTACTCATCCTTATTCAGTCCGATAAAGGTGGCGGTATTTCAGGAGCTATCGGCGGAGGACTGGGGGGAGCAAACAGCCTTTTAGGAACACAGGATACGGCTAATATTCTGACCAGAGGCACAGCTATTTTCGGGTCGGCTTTCCTTATCCTGTGCATAGTGATGTCGTTTGTTGTGGGTAAACAGAATGTAACGGGCCAGAAGTCAATTCTTCAGGAACGCGCTCAGAAACAGCAGTCTTACTCTCCTTCTTCTGTGCTTGAAGGAAAAGGTCTGCCTTTACAGCAGGGTACCGAGCAGACTGCACCGGCGGGCAGTGGTGAAGCATCGGAACTGCCGATCGTTCCCCCGGCAGAACAGAAGTAA
- a CDS encoding flagellin, which produces MRINHNVPAIVTQSALFRVNRDLSKSLEKMSTGLRINRASDDAAGLGVSENLRTQVRGTDQAIRNAQDGIAAVSIAEGAANEISEILQRMRELAIQSANDTLTSVERGYTNAEYRQLITEIDRIAEVTNYNGMKLISSTGSSSNERFGIGGVGGDEGSALWIDANSSYGVDSITVTIDTLTSDQLGTEGNTITSTYLTSQPAAATAISVLDVAIDSVNTMRSNMGAFINRMEHAINNLLVSNSNQQSAESTIRDVDFAQETTRFTRNQILTQSATAMLSQANMIPQSTLQLLGA; this is translated from the coding sequence ATGCGTATCAATCATAACGTCCCAGCAATTGTCACCCAGAGTGCCCTTTTCAGAGTAAACCGGGATCTTTCCAAAAGCCTGGAGAAGATGTCTACGGGTCTGCGGATCAATCGCGCTTCTGATGATGCGGCTGGTCTGGGAGTCTCTGAAAATTTGAGGACACAGGTCAGAGGTACTGATCAGGCCATAAGAAATGCCCAGGATGGAATAGCGGCGGTAAGCATCGCTGAAGGAGCGGCAAATGAGATATCCGAGATTCTTCAGCGTATGCGTGAACTGGCGATCCAGTCTGCAAACGATACACTCACTTCAGTTGAACGCGGGTACACTAATGCCGAGTACCGTCAGTTGATTACTGAAATCGACCGCATAGCAGAGGTTACCAACTATAACGGAATGAAGCTGATCTCCTCAACAGGTTCATCATCTAATGAAAGGTTTGGAATTGGTGGAGTAGGAGGTGATGAGGGTTCCGCGCTGTGGATCGACGCCAATTCATCATATGGTGTGGACAGCATCACTGTTACAATTGACACTCTCACCAGTGACCAGTTGGGAACAGAAGGAAATACTATTACATCAACATACCTTACTTCCCAGCCTGCAGCCGCCACAGCGATTTCTGTTCTGGATGTAGCAATAGACAGTGTTAACACCATGCGTTCCAACATGGGTGCCTTTATCAACCGTATGGAGCATGCTATAAATAACCTCCTGGTTTCAAACTCCAACCAGCAGTCTGCAGAATCAACAATCAGAGATGTGGATTTCGCACAGGAAACCACAAGATTCACAAGAAACCAGATTCTGACCCAGTCTGCAACGGCTATGTTGTCTCAGGCAAATATGATTCCTCAAAGTACACTTCAGTTACTTGGTGCCTGA